A window of Cheilinus undulatus linkage group 1, ASM1832078v1, whole genome shotgun sequence contains these coding sequences:
- the LOC121508936 gene encoding alpha-protein kinase 3-like isoform X2, with translation MNEFKIHQRYFGKLKQKAEIKRREAEGKENQEPLRTISPDRTLRKRRSTMDAFLSAPSSTEDEGSEMSPQEVAMDTEARLQEKTAVEKVEEKPVPITNGVVSSGTNGPTTSENISKSGTYVYDSAQKMFTAHKPKTPFIKKKLKISSSAKVAKSDVPVERPSEERRASPSVSLSSTGPLRSKVNSEEVMEVENAVCSSTVDSNSRNVREQKSETVKVPHTERPSEDKKVATKVTLPLHKEQPTPSVPTATITPTGFNKSGIAVKNAAKHDKAAVSRDKKEKLEKQNTSPPFTSARLKPGVAETKQQTQRKGKDNTSGTDHVSAMGVDKKPSTSIGGSSTPKAVQAVNVPCENRTILPQHPCEKATDQLSETETSPSQKNVFVSVSGPALQREVTQARPKMNRNDAPVILEPQSNQRTMEARPPQKTASEKATATDDIQTHSLHSVPQAADNIVTQDTRDHTRGSSEIHTMLYTDLHKSALQSSGNAENSPGCNVSPSADRSQVDTAIKTVEGTEIQVDEKVKSNEVGRFLAQSDRWAPKEREVEMETDAAAVHMTKQREAGVIMEAANQQTDVIVNASDKESEKNAHATKMAAKTTPEIHNPKSAVHEPAAPLRTTTQENLCQSSVQEFQEIPKPVTRILSIAEILRAQIKALESTLANSLSAIPLHADYEHGSPSTETHMEIQDGNGKAELTKTIINRRKETTIDVTPLRNIKDTLMEVYHQLNKTDQELISISPAPQKAIAIPPISGEDTGTATETAEFHGSAREYNECVMDVCPETKASAEVTSRHSTDAHLSGSQSVNFPPLPSKEEMIYSQISKLSGSVTGEPATPLTVTPIKASSQGANTTVLEHANDKPAPSKGTEVIQRLTPEIKLDSETERGISRMSSAALLDQNKEEDAKTSSQILPRLPVESTESTDIQQSNSQLISQDSSRTSSPSSLTPETSPLLKRRNCVSPIPSATPQELASGARRKIVIPKSEPEEAADDAPTLDNQSPKKDVSVQGNRLSPSPATVSTSPSLSRRSPLLQPPSEPASPAERHSPVFSRRKMAPETQAPSPQPSQEIETPTEGKPAEKDKRDPFKAPQVIRKIRGETFADASGHLKLWCQFFNVLSDSTIKWCRNEVGIGQIKRSAGDETQVNLAIVQASCKDSGVYRCSITNEYGTDSTDYLLSSDILTGLSLREDLAVGEEIEMTPMIFSRGVADSGTLGNKFFGRIMMQESHIGDGCFHKVWRAKVIYGLEPVFESGNMCVIKVCNPITYGGKGESCLIDRNLEVVKQECKMQNLAREYCKIFNAEARVIEHFGPSLEVIPVYLMYRPANTVPYATVEANLTGDFQKYSVLDHTGRMDMKTGSEVERKCCTFQHWIYQWTNGNLLLTRLEGVDTKLTSVRISVKSTGYQGLSLEGNPKVFEQFVSQHQCNYFCGLLSLKSLKVMDSLLTPTKPKGSRSPLLQRKAATGSSSPQTARKAAGSPRMPRKTEQDGRDTPTKLKDTPKAVQME, from the exons ATGAACGAGTTCAAGATCCACCAGCGCTACTTTGGCAAGCTGAAACAAAAGGCTGAGATCAAACGCAGGGAAGCAGAAGGTAAAGAGAACCAGGAGCCACTCCGAACCATTAGTCCAGACCGCACACTGAGGAAACGGCGCTCCACAATGGATGCTTTTCTGAGTGCGCCAAGCTCCACTGAGGATGAGGGCAGTGAGATGAGCCCTCAGGAGGTAGCTATGGACACTGAAGCCAGGTTACAGGAGAAGACAGCTGTGGAAAAGGTGGAAGAAAAGCCAGTCCCAATCACCAATGGAGTGGTGTCTTCTGGCACTAATGGACCGACGACTAGTGAAAACATTAGCAAGAGTGGGACATACGTATATGACTCTGCACAGAAGATGTTTACTGCTCACAAACCCAAAACTCCCTTTATTAAAAAGAAGCTTAAGATTTCTAGTAgtgcaaaagttgcaaaatccGATGTGCCAGTAGAGAGGCCATCTGAGGAGAGAAGAGCCTCaccctctgtgtctctgagctctacaggGCCCCTGAGGTCTAAGGTGAATTCAGAAGAGGTTATGGAAGTAGAGAATGCTGTTTGTTCATCAACTGTGGACTCAAACTCAAGAAATGTGAGGGAACAGAAATCAGAAACAGTGAAAGTACCACATACTGAGAGGCCTTCAGAGGATAAAAAAGTAGCTACTAAGGTAACCTTGCCCTTACACAAAGAACAGCCTACTCCTTCAGTACCTACTGCTACCATCACACCAACAGGTTTTAATAAGTCAGGAATAGCAGTGAAAAACGCTGCAAAGCATGACAAGGCTGCTGTAAGcagagataaaaaagaaaagctggaAAAACAGAACACAAGCCCTCCATTTACCTCAGCACGTCTAAAGCCAGGTGTAGCAGAAactaaacaacaaacacaaagaaaagggAAAGACAACACTTCTGGAACAGATCATGTTTCAGCCATGGGTGTCGACAAGAAGCCAAGCACTTCAATAGGAGGATCTTCAACACCTAAAGCCGTTCAAGCAGTGAATGTACCGTGTGAAAACCGGACTATTTTGCCCCAGCACCCGTGTGAAAAGGCCACAGATCAGCTGTCTGAGACGGAAACAAGCCCCagccaaaaaaatgtgtttgtgtctgtgtctggGCCAGCGCTGCAGAGGGAG GTTACACAGGCCCGTCCAAAGATGAACAGGAATGACGCACCTGTCATCCTTGAGCCTCAATCCAACCAGCGCACGATGGAAGCACGACCACCACAAAAGACTGCATCTGAAAAGGCGACTGCGACTGATGACATCCAGACCCATTCTTTGCACAGTGTTCCTCAAGCAGCTGATAACATAGTGACACAGGACACACGAGATCATACCAGGGGATCAAGTGAAATCCATACTATGCTTTATACAGACCTACACAAGTCAGCCCTCCAAAGCTCTGGTAATGCCGAGAACTCGCCAGGGTGTAACGTTTCCCCCAGCGCCGACCGAAGCCAAGTTGATACAGCCATAAAAACTGTTGAAGGCACAGAAATACAAGTTGATGAGAAGGTAAAGAGTAACGAGGTTGGTAGGTTTCTAGCGCAGTCTGACAGGTGGGCCCCAAAGGAGAGGGAAGTTGAAATGGAGACAGACGCTGCTGCTGTACATATGACCAAGCAAAGAGAGGCAGGCGTGATCATGGAGGCAGCAAACCAACAAACTGATGTCATTGTGAATGCATCTGATAAAGAAAGTGAGAAGAATGCACATGCAACAAAAATGGCAGCGAAAACTACACCAGAAATACACAATCCGAAGTCAGCTGTGCATGAGCCAGCAGCGCCACTTCGGACAACAACGCAAGAAAACTTGTGCCAATCATCAGTTCAAGAattccaagaaatcccaaagccTGTGACAAGAATTTTGTCAATAGCTGAGATCTTGAGAGCACAGATAAAGGCTCTTGAGTCCACACTTGCCAATTCATTGTCTGCCATACCACTCCATGCTGACTATGAACACGGGTCACCCTCTACTGAAACACATATGGAGATACAAGATGGGAACGGCAAAGCAGAACTCACAAAGACAATAATCAACAGGCGGAAGGAGACGACTATTGACGTTACTCCTCTCAGAAATATTAAGGATACACTCATGGAGGTTTATCAtcaactaaataaaactgaCCAGGAACTAATTTCAATTTCACCCGCTCCTCAAAAAGCAATTGCTATCCCCCCAATCTCTGGTGAAGACACTGGCACTGCTACAGAGACTGCAGAGTTTCATGGTAGTGCCAGGGAATATAATGAATGTGTAATGGATGTTTGCCCAGAAACTAAAGCATCAGCTGAGGTTACTTCAAGACATTCCACTGATGCTCACCTTTCTGGGAGTCAAAGTGTCAATTTTCCTCCTTTGCCATCAAAGGAAGAAATGATTTACAGCCAAATTTCAAAACTTTCTGGAAGCGTCACTGGAGAACCAGCGACTCCTCTTACAGTGACACCTATAAAGGCCAGTAGTCAAGGGGCAAATACTACTGTTTTAGAGCACGCTAACGACAAACCTGCTCCAAGCAAAGGCACCGAGGTGATACAAAGGTTAACTCCAGAAATTAAACTCGACAGTGAAACTGAAAGGGGAATTAGTAGAATGAGTTCTGCAGCACTTTTAGATCAAAACAAAGAGGAAGATGCAAAGACCAGTTCACAGATTTTACCAAGGTTACCTGTTGAAAGCACTGAAAGTACAGATATTCAACAGAGTAATTCTCAACTTATCTCTCAAGATTCTTCAAGGACTAGCTCCCCATCCAGTCTGACTCCAGAGACCAGTCCATTGTTAAAAAGAAGGAACTGTGTTTCTCCCATTCCTTCTGCAACACCACAAGAGCTGGCCTCTGGTGCTAGACGCAAAATCGTTATCCCCAAGTCTGAACCTGAGGAGGCTGCAGATGACGCACCTACACTTGATAACCAAAGTCCTAAAAAGGATGTTTCTGTACAAGGCAACAGACTTTCCCCAAGTCCTGCGACAGTCTCTACATCTCCAAGCCTGTCACGACGCTCACCTCTGCTGCAGCCCCCAAGTGAGCCAGCATCCCCCGCAGAAAGGCATTCTCCTGTTTTCAGCAGGAGGAAGATGGCACCTGAGACTCAAGCACCAAGCCCGCAGCCCAGTCAGGAGATAGAAACACCCACTGAGGGGAAACCTGCAGAGAAGGACAAGAGAGACCCATTCAAAG CCCCTCAAGTCATCCGCAAGATCCGAGGGGAGACCTTTGCAGATGCTTCAGGACACTTGAAACTGTGGTGCCAGTTCTTTAATGTTCTCAGTGATTCTACGATCAAATGGTGTAGGAATGAAGTGGGGATTGGTCAGATAAAAAGGAG TGCCGGGGATGAAACTCAGGTCAACCTTGCCATTGTTCAGGCATCATGCAAAGACTCTGGTGTTTACAGATGCTCAATCACAAATGAATATGGGACTGACTCCACAGACTATCTTCTTAGCTCAGACA TTTTGACTGGACTGTCCCTCCGTGAGGACCTTGCTG TTGGAGAAGAAATCGAAATGACACCCATGATCTTCAGCAGGGGTGTGGCTGATTCTGGCACATTGGGCAACAAATTCTTTGGCCGTATAATGATGCAGGAATCTCATATCGGCGATGGATGTTTCCACAAAGTCTGGAGAGCAAAAGTTATTTATGGTTTGGAGCCTGTGTTTGAGTCTGGAAACATGTGTGTCATTAAAGTATGCAACCCGATCACCTATGGAGGCAAAGGAGAAAGCTGCCTCATTGACAGGAACCTGGAGGTTGTCAAGCAG GAGTGTAAAATGCAGAACTTGGCTCGGGAGTACTGCAAGATCTTCAATGCAGAGGCAAGAGTGATAGAACACTTTGGTCCCTCTCTAGA GGTGATTCCAGTCTACCTGATGTACCGCCCAGCAAACACTGTCCCATATGCCACAGTAGAGGCCAATCTGACTGGAGACTTTCAGAAATACTCTGTCTTGGATCATACAGGCAGAATGGACATGAAGACTGGCTCTGAGGTAGAGCGGAAATGCTGCACCTTCCAACACTGGATCTATCAGTGGACCAATGGCAACCTACTGCTGACTCGGCTAGAGG gtgTTGACACAAAGCTCACCAGTGTCAGAATATCAGTGAAATCAACAGG aTATCAAGGTTTATCTTTAGAGGGGAATCCCAAAGTTTTTGAACAGTTTGTCTCTCAGCATCAGTGTAACTACTTCTGTGGTCTGCTCAGCCTAAAGTCACTAAAGGTCATGGACTCTTTGTTGACACCAACAAAGCCAAAAGGATCCAGGAGCCCGTTGCTTCAGCGCAAAGCAGCCACCGGTTCCTCCAGCCCTCAGACAGCCCGGAAAGCTGCTGGCAGCCCCAGAATGCCCAGAAAGACTGAGCAGGATGGCAGAGACACCCCAACTAAACTAAAAGATACTCCCAAAGCTGTTCAGATGGAGTAG
- the LOC121508936 gene encoding alpha-protein kinase 3-like isoform X1: protein MGSRRITTRTSSGNGRLSNGEEVSGNSRSGGCSYLSNVRPETRSTLCSVIAHLMEETQPSFEITIKSRAVSENCNVKFSIVVTGHPTPQVIWYKDDMQLDRYCGLPKYEVFRNGQSHSLHIYNCTVDDAAIYQASASNTKGIVSCSGILEVGEMNEFKIHQRYFGKLKQKAEIKRREAEGKENQEPLRTISPDRTLRKRRSTMDAFLSAPSSTEDEGSEMSPQEVAMDTEARLQEKTAVEKVEEKPVPITNGVVSSGTNGPTTSENISKSGTYVYDSAQKMFTAHKPKTPFIKKKLKISSSAKVAKSDVPVERPSEERRASPSVSLSSTGPLRSKVNSEEVMEVENAVCSSTVDSNSRNVREQKSETVKVPHTERPSEDKKVATKVTLPLHKEQPTPSVPTATITPTGFNKSGIAVKNAAKHDKAAVSRDKKEKLEKQNTSPPFTSARLKPGVAETKQQTQRKGKDNTSGTDHVSAMGVDKKPSTSIGGSSTPKAVQAVNVPCENRTILPQHPCEKATDQLSETETSPSQKNVFVSVSGPALQREVTQARPKMNRNDAPVILEPQSNQRTMEARPPQKTASEKATATDDIQTHSLHSVPQAADNIVTQDTRDHTRGSSEIHTMLYTDLHKSALQSSGNAENSPGCNVSPSADRSQVDTAIKTVEGTEIQVDEKVKSNEVGRFLAQSDRWAPKEREVEMETDAAAVHMTKQREAGVIMEAANQQTDVIVNASDKESEKNAHATKMAAKTTPEIHNPKSAVHEPAAPLRTTTQENLCQSSVQEFQEIPKPVTRILSIAEILRAQIKALESTLANSLSAIPLHADYEHGSPSTETHMEIQDGNGKAELTKTIINRRKETTIDVTPLRNIKDTLMEVYHQLNKTDQELISISPAPQKAIAIPPISGEDTGTATETAEFHGSAREYNECVMDVCPETKASAEVTSRHSTDAHLSGSQSVNFPPLPSKEEMIYSQISKLSGSVTGEPATPLTVTPIKASSQGANTTVLEHANDKPAPSKGTEVIQRLTPEIKLDSETERGISRMSSAALLDQNKEEDAKTSSQILPRLPVESTESTDIQQSNSQLISQDSSRTSSPSSLTPETSPLLKRRNCVSPIPSATPQELASGARRKIVIPKSEPEEAADDAPTLDNQSPKKDVSVQGNRLSPSPATVSTSPSLSRRSPLLQPPSEPASPAERHSPVFSRRKMAPETQAPSPQPSQEIETPTEGKPAEKDKRDPFKAPQVIRKIRGETFADASGHLKLWCQFFNVLSDSTIKWCRNEVGIGQIKRSAGDETQVNLAIVQASCKDSGVYRCSITNEYGTDSTDYLLSSDILTGLSLREDLAVGEEIEMTPMIFSRGVADSGTLGNKFFGRIMMQESHIGDGCFHKVWRAKVIYGLEPVFESGNMCVIKVCNPITYGGKGESCLIDRNLEVVKQECKMQNLAREYCKIFNAEARVIEHFGPSLEVIPVYLMYRPANTVPYATVEANLTGDFQKYSVLDHTGRMDMKTGSEVERKCCTFQHWIYQWTNGNLLLTRLEGVDTKLTSVRISVKSTGYQGLSLEGNPKVFEQFVSQHQCNYFCGLLSLKSLKVMDSLLTPTKPKGSRSPLLQRKAATGSSSPQTARKAAGSPRMPRKTEQDGRDTPTKLKDTPKAVQME from the exons ATGGGATCACGGAGGATAACAACACGCACTTCTTCTGGCAATGGAAGATTGAGTAATGGCGAAGAAGTCAGTGGAAACAGTCGGTCTGGTGGCTGCAGTTATCTCTCTAACGTGAGGCCAGAAACCAG GAGCACGCTTTGCAGTGTGATCGCACACTTAATGGAGGAAACACAGCCATCTTTTGAAATTACTATCAAGTCCAGAGCTGTGTCGGAGAACTGCAACGTCAAGTTCTCTATTGTGGTTACAG GACACCCTACTCCTCAAGTAATTTGGTATAAGGATGACATGCAGTTAGACCGATACTGTGGACTGCCTAAATACGAAGTATTCCGCAACGGACAAAGCCATTCCCTGCACATTTACAA TTGTACTGTGGATGATGCTGCTATATACCAGGCCTCAGCCAGTAACACTAAAGGTATTGTGTCCTGCTCAGGAATACTAGAGGTGGGTGAAATGAACGAGTTCAAGATCCACCAGCGCTACTTTGGCAAGCTGAAACAAAAGGCTGAGATCAAACGCAGGGAAGCAGAAGGTAAAGAGAACCAGGAGCCACTCCGAACCATTAGTCCAGACCGCACACTGAGGAAACGGCGCTCCACAATGGATGCTTTTCTGAGTGCGCCAAGCTCCACTGAGGATGAGGGCAGTGAGATGAGCCCTCAGGAGGTAGCTATGGACACTGAAGCCAGGTTACAGGAGAAGACAGCTGTGGAAAAGGTGGAAGAAAAGCCAGTCCCAATCACCAATGGAGTGGTGTCTTCTGGCACTAATGGACCGACGACTAGTGAAAACATTAGCAAGAGTGGGACATACGTATATGACTCTGCACAGAAGATGTTTACTGCTCACAAACCCAAAACTCCCTTTATTAAAAAGAAGCTTAAGATTTCTAGTAgtgcaaaagttgcaaaatccGATGTGCCAGTAGAGAGGCCATCTGAGGAGAGAAGAGCCTCaccctctgtgtctctgagctctacaggGCCCCTGAGGTCTAAGGTGAATTCAGAAGAGGTTATGGAAGTAGAGAATGCTGTTTGTTCATCAACTGTGGACTCAAACTCAAGAAATGTGAGGGAACAGAAATCAGAAACAGTGAAAGTACCACATACTGAGAGGCCTTCAGAGGATAAAAAAGTAGCTACTAAGGTAACCTTGCCCTTACACAAAGAACAGCCTACTCCTTCAGTACCTACTGCTACCATCACACCAACAGGTTTTAATAAGTCAGGAATAGCAGTGAAAAACGCTGCAAAGCATGACAAGGCTGCTGTAAGcagagataaaaaagaaaagctggaAAAACAGAACACAAGCCCTCCATTTACCTCAGCACGTCTAAAGCCAGGTGTAGCAGAAactaaacaacaaacacaaagaaaagggAAAGACAACACTTCTGGAACAGATCATGTTTCAGCCATGGGTGTCGACAAGAAGCCAAGCACTTCAATAGGAGGATCTTCAACACCTAAAGCCGTTCAAGCAGTGAATGTACCGTGTGAAAACCGGACTATTTTGCCCCAGCACCCGTGTGAAAAGGCCACAGATCAGCTGTCTGAGACGGAAACAAGCCCCagccaaaaaaatgtgtttgtgtctgtgtctggGCCAGCGCTGCAGAGGGAG GTTACACAGGCCCGTCCAAAGATGAACAGGAATGACGCACCTGTCATCCTTGAGCCTCAATCCAACCAGCGCACGATGGAAGCACGACCACCACAAAAGACTGCATCTGAAAAGGCGACTGCGACTGATGACATCCAGACCCATTCTTTGCACAGTGTTCCTCAAGCAGCTGATAACATAGTGACACAGGACACACGAGATCATACCAGGGGATCAAGTGAAATCCATACTATGCTTTATACAGACCTACACAAGTCAGCCCTCCAAAGCTCTGGTAATGCCGAGAACTCGCCAGGGTGTAACGTTTCCCCCAGCGCCGACCGAAGCCAAGTTGATACAGCCATAAAAACTGTTGAAGGCACAGAAATACAAGTTGATGAGAAGGTAAAGAGTAACGAGGTTGGTAGGTTTCTAGCGCAGTCTGACAGGTGGGCCCCAAAGGAGAGGGAAGTTGAAATGGAGACAGACGCTGCTGCTGTACATATGACCAAGCAAAGAGAGGCAGGCGTGATCATGGAGGCAGCAAACCAACAAACTGATGTCATTGTGAATGCATCTGATAAAGAAAGTGAGAAGAATGCACATGCAACAAAAATGGCAGCGAAAACTACACCAGAAATACACAATCCGAAGTCAGCTGTGCATGAGCCAGCAGCGCCACTTCGGACAACAACGCAAGAAAACTTGTGCCAATCATCAGTTCAAGAattccaagaaatcccaaagccTGTGACAAGAATTTTGTCAATAGCTGAGATCTTGAGAGCACAGATAAAGGCTCTTGAGTCCACACTTGCCAATTCATTGTCTGCCATACCACTCCATGCTGACTATGAACACGGGTCACCCTCTACTGAAACACATATGGAGATACAAGATGGGAACGGCAAAGCAGAACTCACAAAGACAATAATCAACAGGCGGAAGGAGACGACTATTGACGTTACTCCTCTCAGAAATATTAAGGATACACTCATGGAGGTTTATCAtcaactaaataaaactgaCCAGGAACTAATTTCAATTTCACCCGCTCCTCAAAAAGCAATTGCTATCCCCCCAATCTCTGGTGAAGACACTGGCACTGCTACAGAGACTGCAGAGTTTCATGGTAGTGCCAGGGAATATAATGAATGTGTAATGGATGTTTGCCCAGAAACTAAAGCATCAGCTGAGGTTACTTCAAGACATTCCACTGATGCTCACCTTTCTGGGAGTCAAAGTGTCAATTTTCCTCCTTTGCCATCAAAGGAAGAAATGATTTACAGCCAAATTTCAAAACTTTCTGGAAGCGTCACTGGAGAACCAGCGACTCCTCTTACAGTGACACCTATAAAGGCCAGTAGTCAAGGGGCAAATACTACTGTTTTAGAGCACGCTAACGACAAACCTGCTCCAAGCAAAGGCACCGAGGTGATACAAAGGTTAACTCCAGAAATTAAACTCGACAGTGAAACTGAAAGGGGAATTAGTAGAATGAGTTCTGCAGCACTTTTAGATCAAAACAAAGAGGAAGATGCAAAGACCAGTTCACAGATTTTACCAAGGTTACCTGTTGAAAGCACTGAAAGTACAGATATTCAACAGAGTAATTCTCAACTTATCTCTCAAGATTCTTCAAGGACTAGCTCCCCATCCAGTCTGACTCCAGAGACCAGTCCATTGTTAAAAAGAAGGAACTGTGTTTCTCCCATTCCTTCTGCAACACCACAAGAGCTGGCCTCTGGTGCTAGACGCAAAATCGTTATCCCCAAGTCTGAACCTGAGGAGGCTGCAGATGACGCACCTACACTTGATAACCAAAGTCCTAAAAAGGATGTTTCTGTACAAGGCAACAGACTTTCCCCAAGTCCTGCGACAGTCTCTACATCTCCAAGCCTGTCACGACGCTCACCTCTGCTGCAGCCCCCAAGTGAGCCAGCATCCCCCGCAGAAAGGCATTCTCCTGTTTTCAGCAGGAGGAAGATGGCACCTGAGACTCAAGCACCAAGCCCGCAGCCCAGTCAGGAGATAGAAACACCCACTGAGGGGAAACCTGCAGAGAAGGACAAGAGAGACCCATTCAAAG CCCCTCAAGTCATCCGCAAGATCCGAGGGGAGACCTTTGCAGATGCTTCAGGACACTTGAAACTGTGGTGCCAGTTCTTTAATGTTCTCAGTGATTCTACGATCAAATGGTGTAGGAATGAAGTGGGGATTGGTCAGATAAAAAGGAG TGCCGGGGATGAAACTCAGGTCAACCTTGCCATTGTTCAGGCATCATGCAAAGACTCTGGTGTTTACAGATGCTCAATCACAAATGAATATGGGACTGACTCCACAGACTATCTTCTTAGCTCAGACA TTTTGACTGGACTGTCCCTCCGTGAGGACCTTGCTG TTGGAGAAGAAATCGAAATGACACCCATGATCTTCAGCAGGGGTGTGGCTGATTCTGGCACATTGGGCAACAAATTCTTTGGCCGTATAATGATGCAGGAATCTCATATCGGCGATGGATGTTTCCACAAAGTCTGGAGAGCAAAAGTTATTTATGGTTTGGAGCCTGTGTTTGAGTCTGGAAACATGTGTGTCATTAAAGTATGCAACCCGATCACCTATGGAGGCAAAGGAGAAAGCTGCCTCATTGACAGGAACCTGGAGGTTGTCAAGCAG GAGTGTAAAATGCAGAACTTGGCTCGGGAGTACTGCAAGATCTTCAATGCAGAGGCAAGAGTGATAGAACACTTTGGTCCCTCTCTAGA GGTGATTCCAGTCTACCTGATGTACCGCCCAGCAAACACTGTCCCATATGCCACAGTAGAGGCCAATCTGACTGGAGACTTTCAGAAATACTCTGTCTTGGATCATACAGGCAGAATGGACATGAAGACTGGCTCTGAGGTAGAGCGGAAATGCTGCACCTTCCAACACTGGATCTATCAGTGGACCAATGGCAACCTACTGCTGACTCGGCTAGAGG gtgTTGACACAAAGCTCACCAGTGTCAGAATATCAGTGAAATCAACAGG aTATCAAGGTTTATCTTTAGAGGGGAATCCCAAAGTTTTTGAACAGTTTGTCTCTCAGCATCAGTGTAACTACTTCTGTGGTCTGCTCAGCCTAAAGTCACTAAAGGTCATGGACTCTTTGTTGACACCAACAAAGCCAAAAGGATCCAGGAGCCCGTTGCTTCAGCGCAAAGCAGCCACCGGTTCCTCCAGCCCTCAGACAGCCCGGAAAGCTGCTGGCAGCCCCAGAATGCCCAGAAAGACTGAGCAGGATGGCAGAGACACCCCAACTAAACTAAAAGATACTCCCAAAGCTGTTCAGATGGAGTAG